One stretch of Podospora bellae-mahoneyi strain CBS 112042 chromosome 2, whole genome shotgun sequence DNA includes these proteins:
- a CDS encoding hypothetical protein (EggNog:ENOG503Q4MJ; COG:S), giving the protein MPSTTSSNLSPPPSVHSTLQLPGASDPYRLPTWSSGPGLVRDPRMSSTQSLVSSTAGLSMEEHGQPRRRKLLVIYIHGFMGNDSSFRSFPAHVHAFLKEALAETHVIHTKIYPRYKTYKSIEVACENFSKWLMPHESSTTDVVLVGHSMGGLLAADIVLLPRHDAPPSGGPPFRHRILGSISLDAPLLGLHPGIVVSGIASLFRPSPPPPTALDKTSSDSVIPRDIAPSPSGRLSPDASIYEQIRPPSGAPSPTLGQYPFPSPPAAPEPDPTYNPTFFNDVAFIDRGWIKNIAHFAQKHKQENLFEAAASHIVSHLEFGGCLADWNGLKTRYKRLRQLEDIDDIAHPELGPRVRFVNYYTVSTGIPKKPRKPGTPDNGLLRPSTSSPIQSGVSTPRISIEDHSEAGRAAEILQVLDPTPIPEEEPLEEEPQKEESFSPTPSEPTQPPPPPPEDDTLPPIPDEPTPPTPPDLDSLPDKTRKQAEKAYKQTKKTYEEAVKSRSRAIKAREKAIAQKAKEEEKLRAQKAKEAEKQAKAEAKAREKEERLRQKEQDRQQRNKLHKTSSLDQQEEDDEEAGGKKRLGKFCLLPRERDDKCWVQVYMRDVDEVGAHCGLFFDTAPHYELLVGDVGEMVAGWVREDGTRRVVLGEEGEDLD; this is encoded by the exons atgccatcaaccacaagcTCGAAcctatcaccaccaccgtctgtGCACTCAACCCTCCAGCTGCCAGGTGCGTCTGATCCCTACAGGTTGCCAACATGGTCATCTGGTCCGGGTCTGGTCCGCGATCCCCGCATGTCTTCGACACAGTCATTGGTGTCCTCGACGGCGGGGTTGAGTATGGAGGAGCATGGCCAACCAAGGAGGCGCAAGTTGCTGGTCATCTACATCCACGGCTTCATGGGCAACGATTCGTCATTCCGCTCGTTTCCCGCACACGTGCATGCTTTTCTCAAGGAGGCACTGGCCGAGACTCATGTCATTCACACCAAGATCTACCCCCGGTACAAGACATACAAGTCTATCGAGGTGGCCTGCGAGAACTTCAGCAAGTGGCTGATGCCTCATGAATCGTCCACCACCGACGTGGTATTGGTAGGGCATTCCATGGGAGGGCTTCTGGCTGCCGATATTGTCTTGTTG CCAAGACATGACGCACCACCAAGCGGAGGACCTCCTTTCCGTCACCGGATCCTAGGGAGCATTTCTCTCGACGCTCCCTTACTTGGTCTTCACCCTGGTATCGTTGTATCCGGCATCGCCAGTCTCTTCAggccctcacctccaccccctaCAGCACTAGATAAGACATCTTCAGACTCAGTGATACCCAGGGATAttgcaccatcaccatcaggtCGTCTATCTCCCGATGCCTCAATCTACGAGCAAATCCGGCCTCCCTCAGGGGCACCTTCCCCTACACTCGGACAATATCCCTTCCCATCTCCACCTGCAGCCCCAGAACCGGACCCAACCTACAACCCAACCTTCTTCAACGACGTCGCCTTCATCGATCGCGGCTGGATCAAGAACATAGCCCACTTTGCCCAAAAACACAAGCAAGAGAACCTCTTtgaagcagcagccagccacaTCGTCTCTCATCTTGAATTCGGCGGCTGCCTCGCCGATTGGAACGGCCTGAAGACCAGATACAAAAGACTCCGTCAACTAGAAGACATTGATGACATAGCCCACCCCGAACTCGGCCCCAGAGTCAGATTCGTAAACTACTACACCGTCTCCACCGGCATCCCAAAGAAGCCACGAAAACCCGGCACCCCCGACAATGGCCTTCTCAGGCCgtcaacctcgtcaccaaTACAATCAGGGGTGTCCACCCCCAGGATTTCGATAGAAGACCACAGCGAGGCAGGCAGAGCTGCAGAGATTCTTCAGGTCTTGGACCCAACACCAATACCTGAAGAAGAACCCCTGGAGGAAGAACCGCAAAAGGAGGAATCTTTCTCCCCGACACCATCAgaaccaacccagccaccaccacctccaccagaagatgacaccctcccccccatcccagaTGAACCAACCCCACCTACCCCCCCGGATCTTGATTCCCTCCCCGACAAAACCCGCAAACAAGCAGAAAAGGCTTACAAGCAGACCAAAAAGACATACGAAGAAGCGGTCAAATCCCGGTCCAGAGCCATAAAAGCCCGGGAGAAGGCCATTGctcaaaaagccaaagaagaagaaaagctcCGAgcccaaaaagccaaagaggCGGAAAAGCAAGCCAAAGCCGAGGCGAAAGCCcgagaaaaggaagagagacTACGCCAAAAGGAGCAGGACCGTCAGCAGAGGAATAAACTCCACAAAACCTCCTCTTTGgatcaacaagaagaagatgatgaagaagcagGTGGGAAGAAACGGCTCGGGAAATTCTGCCTTTTGCCTAGGGAACGGGACGACAAGTGCTGGGTTCAGGTCTACATGCGGGATGTGGACGAGGTGGGAGCTCATTGTGGACTGTTTTTTGACACGGCGCCGCATTATgagctgctggtgggggatgtgggggagatggtggctggttgggtgagggaggatgggacgaggagggttgttttgggggaggagggcgaggattTGGATTAG
- a CDS encoding hypothetical protein (EggNog:ENOG503P7VJ), with translation MTNHNQAAGGPGSSLFQARRTRHDHAHSNHSPILLNHHNQHRHLHREFSQSLENPQQPQPNHHARSPSDAKLQPRQVVVVQTVSVVQYVDATGALVSLSTLRSDPVAPSPIDTLPAAVTAGLTTPDDLLPSVSLPDPTLDPSQDGTPTPTPPAVTEPEFSSSFQSTSVETLTSTPSGITPPFPILSSGNFNSSSTRLPPTIFTNSTLPALFSNSTRTSTSFFRSTTSSSSFTKSSTSSRTRLTSTTTSSAPTVVINGFGEDAGGVRGIPAPQPTADDTGSDPGPGLTPEARNAVVGGVVGSVAGIAIVALVLMFFLKWRKQQGRGIMLLGDGDSTIRGRGLGSGPSSGPSGGAGRMSQIRFPFAVPSALAKLNGHRAIEAPPAEPQEKGFYRVSGRKLVSVLESGGDGWSDPDPRNSVGTSYYRDSQAFLESSNLPPLQLGSPMRPESGVIVYHDGPARTPIEEHSPMPGGQRRSAFPNLLQVQDPVGRSINVQHAGSRVSQSRFTEDS, from the exons ATGACTAACCACAACCAAGCCGCTGGTGGCCCCGGGTCTTCACTCTTTCAGGCCCGCCGCACCCGCCACGATCACGCTCACAGCAACCActctcccatcctcctcaaccatcacaaccaGCACCGACACCTGCACCGGGAGTTCTCTCAATCGCTCGAgaacccccaacaaccacaaccaaaccaccacGCTCGTTCCCCCTCCGATGCAAAACTGCAGCCGCGCCAGGTCGTTGTCGTCCAAACTGTTTCTGTCGTCCAATACGTCGATGCTACAGGCGCACTCGTTAGCCTTTCGACCCTTCGCTCGGATCCCGTCGCACCGTCGCCCATAGACACCCTCCCGGCAGCTGTCACTGCTGGCCTCACCACGCCCGACGACCTATTGCCCAGCGTGTCTCTCCCCGACCCGACGCTCGATCCCAGCCAGGATGGCACGCCGACGCCCACGCCTCCGGCCGTGACCGAGCCCGAGTTCTCATCTTCCTTCCAGTCAACGTCCGTCGAGACGCTGACGTCCACTCCTTCTGGCATAACGCCACCGTTTCCCATATTGTCCTCGGGGAACTTCAACTCCTCGTCTA CGCGCCTACCGCCCACAATCTTTACAAACAGCACACTACCAGCTCTCTTTTCAAACTCCACCAGGACCTCGACGTCCTTCTTTCGTTCAAcaacttcatcttcttcttttacCAAGAGCAGCACCAGCTCGCGCACTCGACTGACTTCGACCACGACCTCGTCTGCCCCAACAGTAGTGATCAACGGGTTCGGCGAGGATGCCGGCGGCGTAAGAGGCATCCCGGCACCGCAACCTACGGCCGACGACACTGGGTCTGATCCTGGCCCTGGACTGACCCCTGAGGCCAGAAACGCCGTGGTCGGTGGAGTGGTGGGCAGTGTTGCTGGTATCGCCATTGTGGCTTTGGTCTTGATGTTTTTCCTCAAGTGGAGGAAACAGCAGGGGCGAGGAATCATGCTGCTTGGGGATGGAGACAGCACAATTCGCGGCAGAGGTCTCGGATCCGGTCCATCATCTGGGCCCAGCGGAGGCGCAGGAAGAATGTCGCAGATCAGGTTCCCATTCGCCGTTCCATCCGCACTTGCCAAGCTAAACGGACACCGAGCCATCGAGGCGCCACCGGCCGAACCACAAGAAAAGGGATTCTATCGCGTTTCTGGGAGGAAGTTGGTATCCGTCTTGGAGTcggggggggatggatggtcCGATCCGGATCCACGCAACAGTGTCGGCACGTCTTACTACAGGGACTCACAGGCCTTCCTCGAAAGTTCGAACCTCCCTCCTTTGCAACTAGGCTCACCGATGCGACCCGAAAGTGGTGTTATCGTTTACCACGACGGCCCAGCACGAACGCCGATTGAGGAGCACTCGCCTATGCCGGGCGGTCAACGTCGTTCCGCATTTCCCAATCTGCTCCAGGTCCAGGATCCCGTCGGTCGAAGTATCAACGTACAACACGCCGGATCTCGCGTCTCACAATCCCGATTCACCGAAGATTCATAG
- a CDS encoding hypothetical protein (EggNog:ENOG503NZ46; COG:T) codes for MGSSRGGKPKEEEDDNNTHEPLSDIDEAGPSLSSSRYASLETHQPSNLTGGRSFSSGGNLQSSPVGGGFGPGIGPRRLQLPLPHSATFGGGRGGGNDSSATWTSSSGDLGGLSDTDEVGDRSEFVGEYNRLAAKYGVRGIVVVEGGGGGQESPDRSPLQQQENNRHCSKRSWFSRTFLGRQVSGGSGVVSLSGRSMTTTGAEGGEDQKGKKMVRHKRSVSDLAMHLVNGVMMRRDSLKDEDLQSLVRLCGKSFLYLPSEYAAGSLVLPTCFRATAQYLVQHAADTQGVFRIPGSVRVVNALYEYYCCAEGDKDEIASTIRCPNLPSHIKVGTHDVASTFKRLLAGLPGGVLGSLALFDALVAIHSQLKGDPEFPRTKQTKLRARLIALAIGTVKSQFRRELICAVFGLLCLIGRTAEKTPREDELGRPLPTADLMGYNALGIVFGPLLVGDLIHGYTMRIANPNQGLVLFPVTPPAARRERRKCKTSTDTEASHSRRGALSVDKIHVANSIAEMLIVHWREVVKHMKNLDVLKSSPTAISEQHARHHYRQQESLQDKAGGLRPSASESFVVRKPAEWGSGLRNRHSRQSEEGGSPIPPSPTPDARRASGGGPGRLGMSRSSLSVQRQRPRTGNARSSSQHRVGAMASMPLLSPTAEEPSLADPEATSPTGHHHNQNYHDAAGEQMYGYPPAPLETVQYAAMEEPLSLRQRPPPWAPGESVLTSSSTGAGTAGTRSPTPDNISMNVPEMPRGPSPASPTPTARRRLVISADSIRFKNDVMGSMRAEKKRLSQLSLNKRADNDEQFKDTAEMNTGNTGGPQRTKNKGCRVNRPPGSFSSARSRDRSSEDHRRGSSQDTARPIVVPGSFTVSSPARVENKGLRDDLPRSDVSGQKRSRLAAWRSRHRGASTDTESPSAQPTSPRFIPFRSRKSLGSSEQPGGSPTAGERRQQIGKERRSSQTRTSMSTTSHDDDKVISTTSSGDIREKRLSRLDNARKKKSSPLPKTPQQSPDKRAATIAESTTPVAATPGTTVQHYLRPVTSVGSAVKAMAAMFESASKEEAFVPSPMQKVGGGSLDLKPSGVLAQYTVNPSPRKGVSPSKSMSPLKPPPPACPVKQIEMRKSESMPGEVVERGRTLVPPVGPVRRSKGSVEAAAVWGASPGRLRSPVEVEKMPGVVGEGSDELEAPMEKAKATGVVAGAEKGVDEEMVVTPAPPEGEAPRRPSSEVTTPKHRVSFSRTTRNDDDSHFTVKEKWSASSRASSFGDHPGFPEQQQEEEERSAGRQKSQTIALEAQIRSLQMQLVEKSGQITQLTRELVVKTDVGEECERLRERLREVEMERDMWKGRAEKAEERVGMFERVKERARRAREVGGEGEGVGVLDGVDDFMEECYTGGYDEVGGWEQKGEVVSGYNKPAVVIEAPEQQRQYLQPEQNTLSLHPSWNGQKKPVHSPSLSPMPSLELQQVEQRQAGEESFTERMKRRFRGLPREASSAIASIENSRSSAGSPYDMDEEYPAEILPFPPPPVPPRHRDRDRGDGADGNGDTSNMWRVAEEMFSGVKRQC; via the exons ATGGGAAGCAGCAGAGGGGGGAAGCCTAAG gaggaggaggatgacaacaacacccacgAGCCTTTATCAGATATTGACGAGGCGGGGCCGTCactgtcgtcgtcgaggtaTGCCTCCCTCGAAACCCACCAGCCATCCAATCTCACGGGAGGACGGTCGTTCAGCAGTGGGGGGAACCTTCAGAGTTCACCGGTTGGCGGTGGGTTTGGACCTGGGATAGGACCTAGAAGGTTACAGCTACCGCTTCCGCACTCGGCGacttttggtggtggaaggggaggagggaatgATAGCAGTGCGACGTGGACGAGCTCGAGCggggatttggggggtttgagcGATACGGATGAGGTGGGGGATAGGAGCGAGTTTGTGGGGGAGTATAACCGGTTGGCGGCGAAGTATGGGGTTAGGGGgattgtggtggttgagggtggggggggagggcaaGAGTCG CCGGATAGGTCGCCtttgcagcagcaggagaataATCGCCATTGTTCAAAGAGGAGTTGGTTTTCGAGGACGTTTCTGGGGAGGCAGGTCTCGGGTGGGAGTGGGGTTGTGAGTTTGAGTGGGCGGTCGATGACTACGACGGGGgcggaagggggagaggatcaaaaggggaagaagatggtgaggCATAAGAGGAGCGTGAGTGATTTGGCCATGCATTTGGTGAatggggtgatgatgaggagggattCGCTCAAGGATGAGGACCTGCAGAGCTTGGTGAGGCTGTGCGGGAAGAGCTTCTTGTATCTGCCGAGCGAGTATGCGGCGGGATCACTGGTGCTGCCGACGTGCTTTCGGGCGACGGCGCAATATCTGGTTCAGCATGCGGCGGATACTCAGGGGGTGTTTCGCATTCCGGGatcggtgagggtggtgaatgcGCTGTATGAGTATTATTGCTGTGCCGAGGGGGACAAGGACGAGATTGCGAGTACGATTCGGTGTCCGAATCTGCCGAGTCATATCAAGGTTGGGACGCACGATGTGGCCTCGACGTTTAAACGGTTGCTGGCGGGACTGCCGGGGGGGGTATTGGGGAGTTTGGCCTTGTTTGATGCCTTGGTGGCTATTCACAGTCAGCTGAAGGGGGATCCCGAGTTTCCGAGGACGAAGCAGACGAagttgagggcgaggttgattGCGCTTGCTATTGGCACGGTCAAGTCGCAGTTTCGGAGGGAGTTGATTTGTGCCGTGTTTGGGTTGCTGTGTTTGATTGGGAGGACGGCGGAGAAAACTCCCAGGGAGGATGAACTGGGACGGCCGCTGCCTACAGCGGATTTGATGGGGTATAATGCTTTGGGGATTGTGTTTGGGCcgttgctggtgggggatTTGATTCATGGATATACGATGAGGATTGCGAATCCAAATCAGgggctggtgttgtttcCTGTTACGCCACCTGCTGCCAGacgagagaggaggaagtgtaAAACGTCCACGGATACGGAGGCTAGTCATTCGCGGCGAGGGGCGTTGTCTGTTGACAAGATACATGTTGCGAACAGCATTGCTGAGATGCTGATTGTGCACTGGCGGGAGGTTGTCAAGCATATGAAGAACCTGGACGTGCTCAAGTCCAGCCCGACGGCAATCTCGGAGCAGCATGCTCGGCATCACTACCGGCAGCAGGAGTCTCTGCAGGACAAGGCTGGTGGGCTCAGACCTTCTGCGTCTGAGTCGTTTGTGGTGAGAAAGCCTGCGGAATGGGGGAGCGGGTTGAGAAATCGTCACTCGAGGCAAtccgaagaaggaggatcaCCTATTCCGCCTAGTCCTACTCCTGACGCTA GACGAGCATCCGGTGGAGGGCCGGGACGACTCGGGATGAGCCGGTCTTCACTTTCGGTGCAGCGGCAACGGCCAAGGACTGGGAATGCTCGCTCTTCGTCCCAACATCGAGTTGGCGCGATGGCCTCCATGCCGTTGTTGTCGCCCACTGCTGAGGAGCCATCGCTCGCGGACCCGGAAGCAACATCACCGACGGGCCATCACCATAATCAGAATTACCACGATGCCGCTGGTGAGCAGATGTATGGATACCCTCCCGCTCCTTTGGAAACCGTTCAATATGCGGCCATGGAGGAGCCCCTCTCTCTTCGCCAACGACCCCCACCTTGGGCTCCAGGAGAATCAGTACTGACGAGCTCGTCAACCGGCGCCGGAACAGCAGGTACTCGTTCTCCCACTCCAGACAACATCAGCATGAACGTCCCCGAGATGCCGAGAGGGCCCTCTCCTGCCTCTCCGACTCCGACGGCCAGACGTCGACTCGTGATCTCCGCAGATTCCATCCGATTTAAGAACGACGTGATGGGAAGTATGAGAGCGGAGAAGAAGCGGTTGAGTCAGCTGAGTTTGAACAAACGAGCAGACAATGATGAACAGTTTAAGGATACGGCAGAGATGAATACAGGAAATACAGGAGGACCTCAACGTACCAAAAATAAGGGTTGTCGAGTAAATAGACCACCTGGTTCCTTCAGCAGTGCTCGGAGCAGGGACCGGAGTTCTGAGGACCACCGAAGAGGATCATCTCAAGATACTGCAAGACCGATAGTCGTTCCGGGGTCCTTTACTGTGTCTTCGCCAGCTCGGGTGGAAAATAAGGGTCTGCGAGATGATTTACCGCGGAGCGATGTCTCTGGACAGAAACGGTCCAGGCTTGCTGCCTGGCGATCAAGGCACCGGGGTGCTTCAACGGATACTGAGAGTCCTTCTGCTCAGCCGACAAGTCCACGATTCATACCCTTTCGCTCGCGCAAGTCTCTTGGGTCGTCAGAGCAGCCCGGAGGATCTCCCACCGCCGGGGAGAGAAGGCAGCAGATCGgaaaggagaggaggtcgtCGCAAACTAGGACATCCATGAGCACCACTTcgcatgatgatgataaggTCATCAGCACGACGAGTAGTGGTGATATTAGGGAGAAGAGACTCTCGAGGCTGGACAATGCACGCAAGAAGAAGTCGTCTCCTCTACCCAAGACACCGCAGCAGAGTCCTGACAAGCGGGCAGCGACGATCGCCGAGTCTACTACTCCTGTCGCTGCTACCCCTGGTACCACGGTGCAGCATTACCTGAGACCGGTCACGTCAGTCGGCAGCGCGGTCAAggccatggcggcgatgTTTGAGAGCGCGAGCAAAGAGGAGGCGTTTGTGCCGTCGCCTATGCagaaggttggggggggaaGCCTTGATTTGAAGCCGAGTGGGGTGTTGGCTCAGTATACGGTTAACCCTTcgccgaggaagggggtttcGCCGTCGAAGTCAATGTCGCCGTtgaagccgccgccgccagcttgTCCGGTTAAGCAGATTGAGATGAGGAAGTCTGAGAGTATGCCAGGGGAGGTGGTAGAGAGGGGACGGACGTTGGTGCCGCCTGTTgggccggtgaggaggtcgaaGGGGAGTGTGGAGGCTGCGGCTGTTTGGGGGGCGAGTccggggaggttgaggagtccggttgaggttgagaagatgccgggggttgtgggggagggtaGCGATGAGCTTGAGGCTccgatggagaaggcgaaggcTACTGGGGTTGTTGCGGGTgcggaaaagggggtggatgaggagatggtggtgacacCGGCTCCTCCTGAGGGGGAGGCACCTCGTAGGCCGAGTTCAGAGGTTACTACACCGAAGCACCGTGTCAGCTTTTCCCGGACTACGAGAAACGATGACGACTCACACTTCACGGTCAAGGAGAAGTGGTCTGCATCTTCTAGAGCTTCGAGTTTTGGTGACCATCCAGGGTTTCCTGAGCAAcagcaggaagaagaggagcggAGTGCCGGCCGGCAGAAATCGCAGACGATTGCTCTGGAGGCTCAGATTCGCAGTTTGCAGATGCAGTTGGTGGAAAAGTCGGGGCAGATTACGCAGTTGACGAGGGAGTTGGTTGTCAAGACGGATGTCGGGGAGGAGTgcgagaggttgagggagaggttgagggaggtggaaaTGGAGAGGGATatgtggaaggggagggcggagaaggcggaggagagggttgggatgTTTGAGAGGGTTAAGGaacgggcgaggagggccagggaggtgggaggtgagggggagggagtaggggtgttggatggggtggatGATTTTATGGAGGAGTGTTATACTGGGGGGtatgatgaggttgggggttgggaacagaagggggaggtggtgagtggGTATAACAAGCCGGCGGTTGTAATTGAGGCGCCGGAGCAACAGCGTCAGTATCTACAACCGGAACAAAACACCCTGTCTCTTCACCCCAGTTGGAACGGACAGAAGAAACCCGTCCACAGTCCTTCTCTCAGCCCGATGCCATCTTTAGAACTGCAGCAAGTTGAGCAAAGGCAAGCAGGAGAGGAAAGTTTTACGGAAAGGATGAAGAGAAGGTTTAGAGGTTTGCCGAGGGAGGCGAGCAGTGCTATTGCTAGTATTGAGAACAGTAGGAGTAGTGCGGGGAGTCCGTATGATATGGATGAGGAGTATCCTGCGGAGATCTTGCCTTTTCCGCCTCCGCCTGTACCACCCAGGCATAGGGATAGGGACCGTGGGGATGGGGCTGATGGGAATGGAGATACGAGTAATATGTggagggtggcggaggagatgtttAGTGGGGTTAAGAGGCAGTGTTAG
- the SNF4 gene encoding AMP-activated serine/threonine-protein kinase regulatory subunit (BUSCO:EOG0926374A; EggNog:ENOG503NXN4; COG:C), translating to MEDDTRTPAEKAHPGPATESSAPVASSPTTTSAAGTNSSGPLPLRHGHELPFVAAPSSYLRPKPISRTMSDNRASGPLDKEQMQGLRGVREFLKVRTSYDVLPLSFRLVVLDNNLLIKKSLNILIQNGIVSAPLWDSQNSAFAGLLTSTDFINVIQYYCQFPDEIAHIDQFRLSSLRDIERAIGVLPLETVSVHPMRPLYEACRRMLKTRARRIPLVDRDDETGREMVVSVITQYRILKFIAVNNEQYTMLLKKPVRELGLGTYKDLATATMGSSVLDVIHLMVKYNISAVPIIDKDNRVLNLFEAVDVIPCIKGGAYDELSATVGEALSRRAEEFGGIYTCNEDDRLDAIFDTIRKSRVHRLIVVDDDNRLKGIISLSDILKYVLLYGEEDDDIRGN from the exons ATGGAAGACGACACTCGTACGCCCGCCGAAAAGGCACATCCTGGACCTGCCACCGAGAGCAGTGCTCCTgttgcctcctctcccaccacaacctctgCGGCTGGAACCAATTCCAGTGGCCCGCTGCCGCTGCGACATGGTCACGAGCTCCCCTTTGTCGCGGCCCCGTCCTCCTACTTGCGTCCAAAGCCCATCAGTCGTACAATGTCGGATAATAGAGCCTCAGGTCCGCTGGACAAGGAGCAGATGCAGGGTCTG AGAGGGGTGCGCGAGTTCCTCAAGGTCCGGACGAGTTACGATGTCTTGCCTCTATCCTTCCGTTTGGTTGTGCTCGATAACAACctgctcatcaagaagagCCTGAACATTCTTATACAAAACG GCATCGTGTCAGCGCCGCTCTGGGATTCGCAGAACTCAGCCTTTGCTGGCCTGCTGACGAGCACCGACTTTATCAATGTCATTCAGTACTACTGCCAGTTCCCTGACGAGATTGCGCACATCGATCAGTTCCGCCTGAGCAGTCTTCGAG ACATTGAAAGAGCGATTGGCGTGCTGCCGCTCGAAACGGTGTCGGTCCATCCTATGCGCCCCTTGTATGAGGCATGTCGGCGCATGCTCAAAACGAGAGCCAGGAGGATCCCATTGGTAGATCGGGACGACGAGACGGGAAGGGAGATGGTTGTCAGCGTCATCACGCAGTACCGCATCCTCAAGTTCATCGCCGTCAACAACGAACAGTACACCATGTTGCTGAAAAAGCCCGTCCGAGAGCTTGGGCTGGGCACCTACAAGGACCTGGCGACGGCCACCATGGGCAGTTCGGTTCTTGACGTTATTCACCTCATGGTCAAGTACAACATCTCGGCGGTGCCCATCATCGACAAGGACAACAGGGTTCTGAACCTGTTTGAGGCGGTCGATGTGATACCCTGCATCAAGGGTGGCGCCTACGACGAGCTGAGCGCCACGGTGGGCGAGGCGCTGTCCAGACGGGCCGAAGAATTCGGTGGCATCTACACGTGCAATGAGGATGACCGGCTGGATGCCATCTTTGACACAATTCGGAAGTCACGGGTGCATCGGTTGATTGTAGTGGATGACGATAACCGTCTCAAGGGCATCATTTCACTATCGGACATTCTAAAGTATGTTTTGCTctatggcgaggaggacgacgacatTCGGGGGAACTAG